CGGTTGCTGGGGTTCCTCGGTCTAGGTCCCTCCTCCACTCTTGATAAGATATTTATTTCTTACTATTCTAATCAGAATTATGTAGAATGTCAATACTACTTTGTAAAATTAGTTTATTTTTTTGAAATGTGATTAGAATCACATTTTCCAAATCGGATACGCTATACACTAAAGATGTTATTCATTATCAATCGAAAGGAGCTTTCATCATGGCACAAACAAGTGAACTGTATGAACGTTTAGGAGGAAAAGAAGGAATCAAGAAGGTTGTTGATTTGTTTTATGATCGCGTACTAGCAGACGAAAGAGTAAACGATTATTTTAAAAATACCGATATGGAAAAACAACGCCGTCATCAAACGTTATTCATTACATTTGCGGTTGGAGGCCCTAACCAATACACTGGAGCATCTATGCAAAAAGCACATGAAGGCATGGGATTACAAGATATTCATTTTGACGCGATTGTAGAACACCTAGCATTCAGCCTACAACACTTCGGCGTACCTAAAGAAGACATCCAAACAATCGCCAACAAATTAGAACCAATGCGAAAAGAAATCGTAGAAAAATAAAAAAGTGGAGGGTGGCTCGCTCACCGACAGAGTAATAAGACGTGCAACGGAAGAGGCGCCTCTTTGCCTCTGGAGTTGAGCGGCTTATTACGGCAGTCGGTAGCCGCCCGGAACTGGATTATTAAAAAGTGGAGATGGGCTCGTTTAACGACGGAGCTATAAGGCGAAGACCGGAAGAGGCGTCTCTTTGCCTCTGAAATCGGGTGACTTAGTACGGCAGTCGGTAGCCCATCGCAACTAGATTATTCAAAAAGTAGAGGGCGCTTGATTAAGGGCGACTAGCATAAGATGAATTGCGGAATAAAATACTCTTTCCCCAAAAAGCAACTTTTCTTATGACGCGAGCCTACAGCACCATGTCGGAAAATTAACAACAGCGCCTTTGTTTGGAATAGGCGCTGTTGTTTTTATGTTTAATAATAAAGAAAGCTTCCATCGGTGAGGTTTTTGCACTTTTCCTACGGATGGCTAGATGCGCTTACTCAAGGTGTACGGGCAATTCTTAACTCTTTTCATTTTGAGCGCTTCTTAACGTTTTAAAGCGGGGTTCTTATTGCCCGTTAGCTGGGGGATGAAAAAGGTATAACTGATGATTCCTTACATCCATTCTTTTTTCTTTTTTTAATGTTGGAATGGCCCGTGTAACTGTTTCTCTTGAAATACCGACTAAGTCTGCTATTTCTTGATGGGTTGGCGCCGGGGAAATCATATAGCCATCTTGTACTTTTTTACCGATACGGCAAGCAATTGGCCAGATTACTTCGTAAATCCTGGTTGGTATATTTTTGTCTAAAGATTTCACTAAACGTTGTTGTAATTCTCGGATATGCTGGTCCATTAATTCTGCTAAACGCATCTGCAAAAATGGTATTTTATTACAAACTAATTGAAAGTCTTCTACTCGCATTACCCATACTACACTCGGTAATTGTGCTTGTGCTGTAGCGGGATAGGTGCCTTCTTTTGTTACCCCTACGTGAGGAAACATGTCATTTGAAACAAACAAATTCACAATTTGTTCTCTCCCACTTTTCTCTGTCCGAAATACTTTTACTAATCCTTCTATTAAAAAATAAACAAACGTACAAGGTTCTTGTTCGAAAAAAAGATACGTTCCTTTTTCAAATGTTTTTTCCACCAATAAAGGAGAAATCATGTCATATTGTTCTTTTGTACAAGAACAAAAGAAAGAAATTTGTTCCAATTGTTTTCGCTTTTCCATATTTCCAACCTCATTGTTTAACTTTTTCTTCTTAAAGCATACTAACGTTAGAAGAAAAAAGAAAGAGGCGATGTATAGATGACACAATGGTTTCACCATTTCTCCTTACTTCCTGTCACGATACGATTGCTCTTATTTATTTTTATGTTTTTATTCTCTTTCGGAACAATTATCCACTATATAGAACCAACAAATTATCCTTCCCTTTTTGATGGTGTTTGGTGGGCAATTATTACAATGGCTACGGTAGGATATGGTGACTTTACTCCCAAAACAACGGAAGGAAAAATAATCACCATGATTATGATTTTAACTGGAGGAGCTTTTATGGCGCATTACATGGCGACTATAGCTTCGATTGCTAGTCGAAAACAAAATGAACAAAAGAAAGGAAAAAAAGCATTGATGTTAAAAAATCATATCGTCTTTATTGGCTGGAACGAGCGAACAAAACTATTATGTCAATTTTTCAACAAAGACACCCTTCTTTTAATAGATGAGACCGTTCAAGTGCAACCAATATCTCTTCCTTCTTTTTATTTTTTAAAAGGTACACCCTATTTTGATGAGACATTACAAAAAGCAACTATTAAGCAAGCAAAGGCTGTTTTTATTACTGCCGATCAATATAAACCAGAAAAAGATGCGGACAATCAAACAATTTTAACGATTCTTGCGATTAGAGGTTTTTCTTCCACCCTCCCTATTTTTGCGGAAATATTAACAGCAGATCAACAGAACAATGCTATACGCGCTGGCGCTACTCAGATCCTATCTTCAAACGAAACTATTGCCTCGACATTTTCAGACTCTTTTTTACAATATACTAACAATGTAAATAGCATTTAACATAATTTAACATGATTTTTACAGAGAGAACACACTTTTTTAATATTAATGTTCTATGCTGTAAGCAGTTTGATTATAAAAATGGAGGTAATGAAATGACCAAACTTAACCGTCGTAAGTTTTTAACATATGTAGGAACAGGAGTTGCAGCCTTAACCGTTGCGTCATCAGGACTTTCTCCATTAACTGGCCAAGCATTTGCAAAACCATCAACAAGCACAACATCAGGAAAAAAAGGGGACGGACTGAAATTCAAGGCCATTGAACCTTCTAACAAAGACGAATTACTCCTTCCAAAAGGATATCGTTATGATGTAGTAGCAGCATATGGCGATAAAATTAACAAAAAAGGGGATACATTCGGTTTTAATAACGACTTAACCCTATATTTTCCGATTGATCAATCGAGCGATCACGGATTACTATGGGTGAATCACGAGTATTCTAGTGACCTTTTTGTAACAGGCGAAAAAAGTGGAGATACTTATTCCAAAGAACAAATTGAAAAAATGTTATACGTACAAGGTGGATCCATTATTGAAGTGAAAAAAGAAAAAGATACGTGGAAATTAATGCCCGATTCAACATATGCTCGTCGCGTGACTGGACTAACACCGATTACATTAACAGGACCTGCTGCAGGTTCTCCTGCTATTGGGAGTGCAAAAGAAGTACAAGGAACATTCGCCAACTGTTCAGGCGGAAAAACATTATGGGATACTGTTCTTTCTTGTGAAGAAAACTATGAATATACGAGCGAAGCAGCTTCTTTAAACGAAACACATTACGGTTGGGTCGTAGAAGTAGATCCTTTCGATGAAAAATTTACTGTTCGTAAACATACAGCACTCGGTCGTTTTCACCATGAGAACGCTGCGATGGGACTAACAAAGGATAAGCGAGTAGTTGTTTATATGGGCGATGATGTAAAAGATGCTTGTGTGTATAAATTCATTAGTAAAGGTAAATATAACAAAAAAGATGGCAATAAAAATGCCAAGTTATTAGAAGAAGGAACACTATATGCAGCAAACCTAGCAAAAGGAACATGGATTCCTTTAACAATCGAAGAATGGACAAAAAAAGTAGAAGAAGTAAAAGCAGAAGAAGAATGGGGAGAAGAACAACAAGCACTCGCTGATAAAATTCAATCTCTTGCTGATATTTTAGTCCATACACACGACGTTGCTGTATTTTTAGGTGCAACACCAACAGACCGCCCAGAAGATGTCGAAATCCATCCAGAAGATCAATCTATTTACATTGCCCATACAAATAATAGCGATCATGGAAATATTCATGGACATATTACACGTATTATTGAAACAGAAAATGATTTAGGTTCGTTAACATTTGATTTTGAAATTTTCACAGCTGGTGGTCGTCAAAGTGGCTTTAGCGCTCCGGATAACTTAACATTTGATAAAGACGGTAATTTATGGACGGTAACAGACATTTCCTCTTCCAAATTAAATAAAGATGCATTTAAATCATTTAAAAATAACGGTGTATTTGTTATTCCTACAGATGGTAAAGATAAAGGAGTTGCTTTCCAATTCGCCTCTGCACCCGTAGAAGCAGAATTAACAGGTCCTTTCTTTACATCAAACGAAAAAACATTATTTTTATCTGTACAACACCCTGGTGAAGAAACAAAAGATTTAAAAAAGCCAACAAGTATGTGGCCTCATCGAAAAGATGACACAATGCCACGGCCATCTGTTGTTGCTATTACAGGATTTTAAAAAGGAGAATGAATGATGCTTAGTAATCTTGGAATCCCTGGATTAATTTTAATTATTTTTTTAGCACTCATTATTTTTGGTCCAAGTAAATTACCAGAAATGGGGCGCGCAATCGGGACAACGTTAAAAGAATTTAAAAAATCAACACGCGAACTTGTCCATGATGATGATAAACAAAAAAGTGAACAATCTTCCAAATCATAATGTAAGTGCCTACACTCCATAGTGTAGGCTCTGATTTTTTGAACTTCTAGCATTAGGAGGGGATTATGTTGGATCGTGAATTAGACCTTATTGAACACTTGGAAGAAATGAGAAAACGATTAATTATAATCGGCTTACAGTTTTTATTTTTTTTCTTCGTTGCATTTATTTTTGTGAAAGATATTTATCAATTTTTCATCTTAGATTTAGATTATAAACTCATTATTTTAAGTCCTACCGATACGTTATGGATTTATTTTATGTTAGCCGCTGTAGTGGCCATTACGTGCTCGATTCCAGTGATACTCATGCAAATATGGTTATTTGTAAAACCAGCTTTATCAGAACAAGAAAGAAAAATGACGTTAGCTTACATACCCGCAATTTTCGGTTTATTTTTAGTGGGGATTTCGTTCGGTTATTTTGTCGTGTTTCCAATCGTATTACAGTTTTTAATGACGTTATCAGAAGATTTATTTGCCATGAACTTTACAACGATAAATTATTTTCGGTTTATGCTTCACATGACTTTACCTTTTGGTCTTTTATTTGAAATGCCGATTCTTATTTTATTTTTAACAGCACTAGGAATCATTAATCCGTATCGATTAAAAAAAGTACGAAAATACGCTTATTTCGTTTTGGTCATCATTTCGGTAATGATTACGCCACCTGACTTTATTTCGGATATTTTGGTCATCATTCCATTATTATTGTTGTACGAATTTAGTATCTACTTATCACAATGGGTATTTCGTAAAAAATTGAATGAAACAATGGAACTGAATCTTCCATAGAAAAAGCCCTCCTTGTCCACTAGGAGAGCTTTTTGTTTGCCATAACATCGAAATCATTTGTGTCTTCATGATTATTTTTTTTACTTCCTTTAAAACCAATCCATAATAAGGAAAAAAGTGAAACGATGATAATAATCATAATACCAACGCTACCTACTAACGTAAATGTCTGCTCAGACATTTTACCCCTCCTTGCTCGATCATTCTTTTTTTATTATAACGTGATTACTAAAAAAACGGTAACAATTAAACGGACAAGTATAATTTTATTGTTTTTTTCTCATGTTAAAAAGGTACGACGCTATAAAGGAGGGAACATTGTGAGTACACTTCAACGTATTGCATTATTTTTAGTCATTATTGGAGCGATTAACTGGGGACTTATTGGTTTTTTTAATTATGATTTAGTCGCTTCTTTATTCGGTGGCCAGGCCTCATTCGTTAGTCGAGTTATTTATGCGATTGTTGGAATTAGTGGATTAATTGTTATTTCACTTTTATTTAAACCACAAGAAGAATTTGTTGAAAGCCCTCAACCATAATGTACCTCACCCAATTCTTTTATCGCAACACGTAATCCACATATAAAAAGGTCAAATCCAATCGCCTCTTCTATTGGATCTTGACCTTTTTTCCTTATACATATTGACGTGTTTTTAATGGGGTTTCAAATTCCATTTTCTCTTCAATAAAAATTTGATGCCAGATCATAAAGATTAATACCGTCCAAATTTTACGGCTGTAGTCCCCTTTTCCTTGGCAGTGATCTTCTAATAATTGTAAGACATATTTTTTTTCTATATATTGGTCCACATTGCTTTCGTTTATAACTTGTTTCGTCCAGTCATAAATTTCATTTTTTAACCAGTGACGAACCGGAACGGGGAATCCTAGTTTTGGACGCATTAATGCTTCTTTTGGAATAATACCTTCCATCGCTTTTCGTAATGCATATTTCGTCGTTTCATTCGTTACTTTTAAATTTGGTGCTAATTTACTTGCAACTTGAAAGACATCCACATCTAAAAATGGAACCCGCAATTCTAATGAATTAGCCATCGTCATTTTATCTGCTTTTACTAAAATATCCCCACGTAACCATGTATGCATATCAATATATTGCATTTTTGTTACATCATCATAAGACGTTACTTGTTCGTATAACGGGTGAGTGATTTGGCGATAATCCACATCCGCTCGATAGGTTTGTAAAAAGGCTTGTTTTTCTTTTTCGGTAAACATTTTAGCATTTCCGATATAACGATCTTCTAATGGTGTCGTTCCACGTTCTAAAAAGCTTTTCCCTTTCATTCCTTCTGGCATTATGCGAGCGATTGCACGTAACATCGATTTTAAAAAGCTCGGTAACTTTTCAATAGGGCGTAAAGAATACGGCTCATGGTAAATACGATATCCACCAAATAATTCGTCTGAACCTTCCCCGGAGAGAACTACTTTTACGTGTTTTCTCGCCTCTTGCGCGACAAAATATAAAGGAACGAGCGCTGGATCTGCTACTGGGTCATCTAAATGCCAAACAATTTTAGGTAGCGTTTCTGTAAATTCTTTTGGTGTCACAATTTTATGAATGTTTTCTACTTCTAAAATGCGAGCTGTATCTTTTGCTAAATCAATTTCACTAAATCCTTCTCGTTCAAAACCAACTGTAAATGTTTTAATATCTGGATTAATTTCACGTGCTAATGCCACTACTGCAGTAGAATCAATACCACCTGATAAGAAAGATCCTACTGGCACATCGCTACGCATATGAATGTTCACAGAATGACGTAATACATCTTGGATTTCTTTGATTGCTTTTTGTAAATCACTTTGTATCGGCGCAAAACGCGGTTCAAAATAACGTTTTATTTCAAACGGTTGCCCTATTTTTTTCTTAATATAATGACCGGGGAGTAACTTGTTAATACTTTCTGACATCGTCATTGGTTCTGGTACGAATTGGTATGTTAAGTAATGTTGTAAACTTACGGGATCTACTTTGTCTTGTCCTTTTGCAAGTAAAATACTTT
The genomic region above belongs to Massilibacterium senegalense and contains:
- the asnB gene encoding asparagine synthase (glutamine-hydrolyzing) codes for the protein MCGFIGYIDDQAVILNKEQQQQLEDMATIITHRGPDDSGFFADEHIRFGFRRLSIIDLEAGAQPLSYENERYWIIFNGEVYNYIEIRQELEALGATFQTDSDTETIIALYSYKGEKALDQLRGMFSFVIWDKQEKEILAVRDPFGIKPFFYYEENGKLYFASEKKSILLAKGQDKVDPVSLQHYLTYQFVPEPMTMSESINKLLPGHYIKKKIGQPFEIKRYFEPRFAPIQSDLQKAIKEIQDVLRHSVNIHMRSDVPVGSFLSGGIDSTAVVALAREINPDIKTFTVGFEREGFSEIDLAKDTARILEVENIHKIVTPKEFTETLPKIVWHLDDPVADPALVPLYFVAQEARKHVKVVLSGEGSDELFGGYRIYHEPYSLRPIEKLPSFLKSMLRAIARIMPEGMKGKSFLERGTTPLEDRYIGNAKMFTEKEKQAFLQTYRADVDYRQITHPLYEQVTSYDDVTKMQYIDMHTWLRGDILVKADKMTMANSLELRVPFLDVDVFQVASKLAPNLKVTNETTKYALRKAMEGIIPKEALMRPKLGFPVPVRHWLKNEIYDWTKQVINESNVDQYIEKKYVLQLLEDHCQGKGDYSRKIWTVLIFMIWHQIFIEEKMEFETPLKTRQYV
- a CDS encoding Crp/Fnr family transcriptional regulator; this encodes MEKRKQLEQISFFCSCTKEQYDMISPLLVEKTFEKGTYLFFEQEPCTFVYFLIEGLVKVFRTEKSGREQIVNLFVSNDMFPHVGVTKEGTYPATAQAQLPSVVWVMRVEDFQLVCNKIPFLQMRLAELMDQHIRELQQRLVKSLDKNIPTRIYEVIWPIACRIGKKVQDGYMISPAPTHQEIADLVGISRETVTRAIPTLKKEKRMDVRNHQLYLFHPPANGQ
- a CDS encoding potassium channel protein, with protein sequence MTQWFHHFSLLPVTIRLLLFIFMFLFSFGTIIHYIEPTNYPSLFDGVWWAIITMATVGYGDFTPKTTEGKIITMIMILTGGAFMAHYMATIASIASRKQNEQKKGKKALMLKNHIVFIGWNERTKLLCQFFNKDTLLLIDETVQVQPISLPSFYFLKGTPYFDETLQKATIKQAKAVFITADQYKPEKDADNQTILTILAIRGFSSTLPIFAEILTADQQNNAIRAGATQILSSNETIASTFSDSFLQYTNNVNSI
- the tatC gene encoding twin-arginine translocase subunit TatC, whose product is MLDRELDLIEHLEEMRKRLIIIGLQFLFFFFVAFIFVKDIYQFFILDLDYKLIILSPTDTLWIYFMLAAVVAITCSIPVILMQIWLFVKPALSEQERKMTLAYIPAIFGLFLVGISFGYFVVFPIVLQFLMTLSEDLFAMNFTTINYFRFMLHMTLPFGLLFEMPILILFLTALGIINPYRLKKVRKYAYFVLVIISVMITPPDFISDILVIIPLLLLYEFSIYLSQWVFRKKLNETMELNLP
- a CDS encoding PhoX family protein; this translates as MTKLNRRKFLTYVGTGVAALTVASSGLSPLTGQAFAKPSTSTTSGKKGDGLKFKAIEPSNKDELLLPKGYRYDVVAAYGDKINKKGDTFGFNNDLTLYFPIDQSSDHGLLWVNHEYSSDLFVTGEKSGDTYSKEQIEKMLYVQGGSIIEVKKEKDTWKLMPDSTYARRVTGLTPITLTGPAAGSPAIGSAKEVQGTFANCSGGKTLWDTVLSCEENYEYTSEAASLNETHYGWVVEVDPFDEKFTVRKHTALGRFHHENAAMGLTKDKRVVVYMGDDVKDACVYKFISKGKYNKKDGNKNAKLLEEGTLYAANLAKGTWIPLTIEEWTKKVEEVKAEEEWGEEQQALADKIQSLADILVHTHDVAVFLGATPTDRPEDVEIHPEDQSIYIAHTNNSDHGNIHGHITRIIETENDLGSLTFDFEIFTAGGRQSGFSAPDNLTFDKDGNLWTVTDISSSKLNKDAFKSFKNNGVFVIPTDGKDKGVAFQFASAPVEAELTGPFFTSNEKTLFLSVQHPGEETKDLKKPTSMWPHRKDDTMPRPSVVAITGF
- a CDS encoding DUF378 domain-containing protein — encoded protein: MSTLQRIALFLVIIGAINWGLIGFFNYDLVASLFGGQASFVSRVIYAIVGISGLIVISLLFKPQEEFVESPQP
- a CDS encoding group I truncated hemoglobin, with protein sequence MAQTSELYERLGGKEGIKKVVDLFYDRVLADERVNDYFKNTDMEKQRRHQTLFITFAVGGPNQYTGASMQKAHEGMGLQDIHFDAIVEHLAFSLQHFGVPKEDIQTIANKLEPMRKEIVEK
- the tatA gene encoding twin-arginine translocase TatA/TatE family subunit; this translates as MLSNLGIPGLILIIFLALIIFGPSKLPEMGRAIGTTLKEFKKSTRELVHDDDKQKSEQSSKS